In Crassostrea angulata isolate pt1a10 chromosome 6, ASM2561291v2, whole genome shotgun sequence, a genomic segment contains:
- the LOC128188238 gene encoding SH2B adapter protein 1-like, with the protein MAAHNGDLGGYFSSPRAAGWCEFCDNQAITASEQFVRSFLDFQRSQYTSADSVPRDPVMYAKKFVEYFLQHFERQIKRTSYYLESQTQIKSTFQGNDPLFSGLVNEHHDLSRESSFASQTSRSPTNGNSNNPIVDDYSDNVTAVNTSVTSPEVKLKHSPKEKGFLRRFSFRKHKRSVKHNSESDLSGNHRKLKNNQRVKGEGKSNVKSDIRGLVKRESVVSVLTGEDSKGKSRWEKTKLVLKEASGGSLLEFYSPPKSMKPKAGLFCFFITEAREATSLEMPENHQHTFVLKGQGTSEYVIEAQSHQDMKAWLSAVSGCISQPSTPAEPLSPPPRVLEVDADSLGPMRPRLPTAPSGSMTDRKEMTTLHRSSSQGSLGSNPPPDVPPRPRPISTNSDIIQTRMSSSEALNMSSSPGRLHGELDSGRDETHVEQMLREYPWFHGTLSRLEAAQLVLQQGHMGHGVFLVRQSETRKGEYVLTFNFQGRAKHLRMTINNDGQCRVQHLWFQSIFDMLEHFRTHPIPLESGGSSDVTLTDYVVAMERPRTPQMLRGSPRTRGGALGSNPSLGRSPGNVTSPIDLSGREVVVISGSVRATTESLENVMREQSQGQGSHGRAIENQYSFV; encoded by the exons ATGGCCGCCCATAACGGAGATTTAGGAGGGTATTTCTCGTCCCCCCGAGCCGCGGGCTGGTGCGAGTTTTGTGATAATCAAGCCATTACTGCCTCGGAACAGTTTGTCCGTAGCTTCCTGGATTTTCAAAGAAGTCAGTATACTTCCGCAGATTCTGTACCTCGCGACCCTGTGATGTACGCCAAAAAGTTTGTAGAATACTTTCTTCAGCATTTCGAGCGTCAAATCAAAAGGACTTCATACTATCTGGAGTCACAAACACAGATTAAATCTACGTTCCAAGGGAATGACCCTCTCTTCTCAGGACTTGTTAATGAACATCACGATTTGTCACGGGAGTCAAGTTTTGCTTCACAAACATCAAGATCTCCGACTAATGGCAATTCCAACAACCCGATAGTAGACGACTATTCGGACAATGTGACAGCGGTCAATACATCAGTTACTTCCCCTGAAGTAAAGTTGAAACACTCCCCCAAAGAAAAGGGCTTTCTTCGTAGATTTTCATTTCGTAAACACAAACGTTCAGTGAAACATAACAGTGAAAGCGATTTGTCTGGAAATCACAGAAAGTTAAAAAACAATCAGAGGGTTAAGGGGGAAGGTAAATCTAATGTCAAGTCGGACATTCGGGGCTTGGTCAAGCGGGAGAGTGTGGTCAGTGTTCTAACAGGGGAGGATTCCAAAGGCAAGTCCCGGTGGGAGAAAACGAAACTGGTGCTGAAGGAAGCAAGTGGGGGCTCCCTCTTAGAATTTTACTCCCCTCCAAAG TCGATGAAACCGAAGGCAGGCCTATTTTGTTTCTTCATCACCGAGGCAAGGGAGGCAACCTCACTAGAAATGCCAGAAAACCACCAGCATACGTTTGTTTTGAAG GGCCAGGGGACCAGTGAGTACGTTATCGAGGCCCAGAGCCACCAGGACATGAAGGCGTGGCTGTCGGCAGTCAGCGGATGCATCAGTCAACCCAGCACCCCCGCCGAGCCCCTCTCACCCCCACCCAGGGTCCTGGAGGTGGACGCAGACTCCTTAGGACCAAT GCGACCACGACTGCCAACAGCTCCCAGTGGATCTATGACAGATCGGAAAG AGATGACGACCCTGCATCGTAGTTCCTCTCAAGGCAGCCTGGGTAGTAACCCGCCCCCCGACGTCCCCCCTCGGCCTCGCCCAATCAGCACTAATAGTGACATCATACAGACCAGGATGTCCTCGTCAGAGGCCCTCAACATGTCCTCCTCTCCAGGCCGGCTTCACGGCGAGCTCG aCTCAGGGAGAGATGAGACGCACGTAGAACAAATGTTGCGGGAATACCCGTGGTTCCATGGCACGCTGTCACGACTGGAGGCGGCTCAGCTTGTTCTACAGCAGGGTCACATGGGGCATGGAGTGTTCCTTGTGCGACAGAGCGAGACCAGAAAGGGGGAGTACGTCCTGACCTTCAACTTCCAAGGACGTGCCAAG CATTTGAGGATGACAATAAACAACGATGGCCAATGTCGAGTACAGCACCTGTGGTTCCAGTCCATCTTTGACATGTTAGAACATTTCCGCACTCACCCCATTCCGCTAGAGTCAGGCGGTTCATCTGACGTCACTTTAACAGACTATGTGGTTGCCATGGAACGTCCTCGGACCCCACAAATGTTGAGGGGGTCGCCGCGAACAAGAGGTGGGGCCCTAGGCTCCAATCCTAGCCTAGGGAGAAGCCCGGGGAATGTGACCAGCCCGATTGATCTAAGTGGGCGTGAGGTGGTGGTAATCAGCGGTTCCGTCCGTGCCACCACCGAGTCCTTAGAGAACGTTATGCGGGAGCAGTCCCAGGGTCAGGGGTCACATGGTAGAGCAATAGAAAACCAATATTCCTTTGTGTGA